Proteins from a single region of Chloroflexota bacterium:
- a CDS encoding ferrous iron transport protein A: MNNTYPLSALKAGETAFIRELLGGYSFRSRLAALGFTPGTEIKMLQNLGHGPLIVSLRDTRIALGRGEAQKILISVEKEHPCQCTKENPSE, translated from the coding sequence ATGAACAACACCTACCCTCTCAGCGCGCTGAAGGCAGGAGAAACTGCGTTCATTCGGGAACTGCTCGGAGGCTATAGCTTCCGCAGTCGCCTGGCTGCGCTTGGCTTCACGCCAGGGACTGAGATCAAAATGCTGCAAAACCTGGGCCATGGGCCACTGATTGTCAGCCTGCGTGATACGCGTATCGCATTGGGTCGGGGGGAAGCACAGAAAATCCTGATTAGCGTGGAGAAAGAACATCCATGTCAATGCACGAAAGAAAATCCGTCCGAATAG
- a CDS encoding trypsin-like peptidase domain-containing protein, translating into MRMNMKKWSFIGLISLFVLSLTGCGLCGLPTCGRLSRPTPTPTVAVRALPELVVATPTPLPAEIIQEADAEELLLINIYKRVNPAVVHIRVVQRVSSEGFTFPQVPGFPNIPQSPKEFYQEGAGSGFVIDKQGHIVTNNHVVENAEELQVTFHDGTTVRAEVIGTDPDSDLAVIKVDVSEEMLHPVELGDSDKLEVGQRAIALGNPFGLRGTLTTGIISALGRSLPLGRASVVIGARFTIPELIQTDAAINPGNSGGPLLDSQGRVIGVNTAYDPNTSGIGFAVPVNTVKRVVPKLIKDGYYPYPWLGISGTDLSLDIIEEMKLPVQRGAIILEVTPGSPADKAGLRGSSKTVQKAGRKVQIGGDVIIAIDGQKVEQFEDILVYILRHTEVGQEVNLTIIRDGQERVVKVKLGERPRE; encoded by the coding sequence ATGAGAATGAACATGAAGAAGTGGAGTTTTATAGGTTTGATTAGCTTGTTCGTGTTGTCTTTGACGGGTTGTGGCCTCTGTGGGTTGCCCACTTGTGGCCGCTTGTCGCGTCCAACTCCCACACCAACCGTGGCTGTGCGCGCTTTACCTGAGCTGGTAGTCGCCACGCCAACGCCCTTGCCCGCAGAGATCATCCAAGAGGCAGATGCCGAGGAGTTGCTGCTCATCAATATCTACAAGCGAGTGAACCCGGCCGTGGTACATATCCGCGTGGTTCAGCGGGTTAGCAGTGAGGGATTCACTTTTCCCCAGGTCCCAGGATTCCCGAATATCCCACAGAGCCCCAAAGAATTCTACCAGGAGGGTGCCGGGTCTGGATTCGTTATCGACAAACAGGGCCACATCGTGACGAATAACCATGTAGTAGAGAATGCCGAAGAGTTACAGGTTACCTTTCACGATGGTACTACTGTGCGTGCGGAAGTCATTGGAACAGATCCAGATAGCGATCTAGCGGTGATCAAAGTGGATGTATCAGAAGAGATGCTCCATCCCGTTGAATTAGGTGATTCGGACAAATTGGAGGTCGGACAGCGCGCTATTGCCCTTGGCAATCCGTTTGGTTTACGCGGGACGCTGACCACGGGCATTATCAGCGCACTTGGCCGTAGCCTCCCCTTAGGGCGGGCCTCGGTAGTTATTGGTGCACGGTTCACCATACCAGAGCTGATTCAAACGGATGCCGCCATCAACCCTGGCAACTCAGGTGGTCCATTGCTTGATTCACAGGGCCGAGTGATTGGGGTGAATACGGCATACGACCCAAATACATCGGGTATCGGCTTTGCTGTACCGGTAAACACAGTGAAGCGTGTCGTGCCCAAACTGATCAAAGATGGCTACTATCCCTATCCCTGGCTTGGTATCAGTGGTACTGATCTTTCGCTTGATATCATCGAGGAAATGAAATTGCCCGTGCAACGTGGCGCTATTATCCTGGAGGTAACGCCTGGAAGCCCAGCCGACAAGGCAGGTTTGCGTGGTAGCAGCAAGACGGTACAAAAAGCTGGCCGTAAGGTTCAGATTGGCGGTGACGTGATTATCGCTATTGATGGACAAAAGGTCGAGCAATTCGAGGACATACTGGTTTACATCCTGCGTCACACAGAGGTCGGGCAAGAGGTAAATCTGACCATTATTAGGGATGGCCAGGAACGTGTGGTAAAAGTGAAGCTTGGCGAAAGGCCTAGGGAATAA
- a CDS encoding trypsin-like peptidase domain-containing protein — protein sequence MKRNIMLWILVALLGVAVTGCGISPRVTPTPKPMLTPTPIVIVVTPTPLPATAIQVADIEENLVIDVYARVSPAVVYITSRVIVRDFFWGAIPQEGTGSGFVIDKEGHIVTNNHVVENAEKIVVTLSDETSVEAKLVGTDPANDLAVLKIDVPADKLQPVEWGTSADLRVGQRAIAIGNPFGLDRTLTTGVISSLGRPLDLGQGRRTIYNVIQTDAAINPGNSGGPLLDSQGRVIGVNTAIYSPSGGSVGIGFAIPVDTVRRVVNSIIEKGYYPHPWLGITGLTIVPELAEALNLPVERGVLILEVTPGQAAARAGLRGGQRRVRINGYTIAVGGDILIAIDGRKIKEIGDLIKYLETETEVGQQVELTIIRDSREMTVQAILGEQPR from the coding sequence ATGAAACGGAACATCATGCTATGGATACTCGTTGCTTTGTTGGGTGTGGCAGTAACGGGTTGTGGCATATCACCCCGCGTCACTCCCACGCCAAAACCCATGCTCACGCCTACACCAATCGTAATCGTGGTTACTCCTACGCCATTGCCAGCAACAGCAATACAAGTTGCAGACATAGAAGAGAATTTGGTAATTGATGTGTACGCTCGCGTCAGTCCTGCCGTGGTCTATATTACCAGCCGTGTGATCGTACGAGATTTCTTCTGGGGTGCAATCCCCCAAGAAGGCACTGGTTCTGGATTCGTCATAGATAAAGAAGGACACATTGTCACGAACAATCACGTTGTAGAAAATGCGGAAAAGATTGTCGTGACTTTATCTGACGAAACCTCCGTCGAAGCAAAATTGGTGGGAACAGATCCAGCAAACGATCTGGCAGTGCTCAAGATTGACGTTCCTGCCGATAAGTTGCAGCCGGTCGAATGGGGAACTTCGGCTGATTTACGTGTCGGACAGAGAGCCATCGCTATTGGGAATCCATTTGGGCTGGACCGCACGCTGACTACTGGCGTGATTAGCTCGCTGGGCAGGCCCCTTGATCTTGGTCAGGGGCGGCGCACTATCTACAACGTCATTCAGACAGATGCCGCCATCAATCCGGGCAATTCGGGTGGGCCGCTCTTGGATTCGCAAGGCAGGGTGATCGGTGTTAATACTGCTATTTATTCACCTAGTGGTGGTTCGGTGGGGATAGGCTTTGCGATTCCGGTGGACACGGTACGCCGTGTCGTCAACTCCATTATCGAGAAAGGTTATTATCCCCATCCCTGGTTGGGAATTACAGGTCTGACTATCGTCCCAGAACTAGCCGAAGCACTCAATTTGCCAGTAGAGCGGGGGGTGTTGATCCTTGAGGTGACGCCTGGTCAGGCTGCTGCGCGTGCTGGGTTGCGTGGTGGGCAGCGCCGGGTAAGAATTAACGGCTATACCATTGCTGTAGGCGGGGACATTTTGATCGCCATTGATGGTAGGAAAATCAAAGAAATCGGTGATCTCATCAAGTATCTAGAAACAGAAACTGAGGTTGGACAGCAGGTAGAGCTAACCATTATCCGGGACAGCCGTGAAATGACCGTACAAGCCATATTAGGAGAACAACCTAGGTAG
- a CDS encoding nucleotide exchange factor GrpE, with translation MQEQLETARKEAAENRDKYLRALAESENMRKRLDRLCEERMWQEKKRLLTYFVELGDQLEEALKYADADDPLGAGIRLTYQQLQKILAQEGAQTLPAVGQIFDPNIHEAVELTDSAGRENEVTFEYRKGYMLDGRLLRPARVQVRKTNNDKPTD, from the coding sequence TTGCAAGAGCAGCTTGAGACGGCTAGAAAAGAGGCTGCCGAAAATCGTGACAAATACCTACGCGCTTTAGCGGAGTCAGAGAACATGCGCAAGCGTCTGGATCGCTTGTGCGAAGAACGCATGTGGCAGGAGAAGAAGCGTCTGCTGACCTATTTTGTCGAATTGGGCGACCAATTGGAGGAAGCCCTCAAATACGCAGATGCTGATGACCCACTGGGCGCTGGCATACGATTGACTTACCAACAGCTGCAGAAAATCCTTGCCCAAGAGGGTGCCCAAACCTTGCCGGCAGTGGGGCAGATTTTCGACCCCAATATCCATGAGGCTGTAGAATTAACCGATAGCGCTGGCAGAGAGAACGAAGTCACTTTTGAATACCGGAAGGGCTACATGCTCGACGGCAGGTTGTTGCGCCCAGCGCGTGTGCAGGTAAGAAAGACCAATAATGACAAGCCAACAGACTGA
- a CDS encoding helix-turn-helix transcriptional regulator gives MDYRSPDDPCYVIGIAAQMVNLHPQTLRYYERIGLVVPARSPGNIRLYSQRDIERLQRICRLTNELGVNLAGVEVIMRLTDTIEQLQAEMDALRTSFEAEIEELRRRLLSSGIAIGER, from the coding sequence ATGGATTATCGAAGCCCTGATGATCCCTGTTACGTGATCGGCATTGCGGCTCAAATGGTCAATCTACACCCACAGACTTTGCGCTATTACGAGCGTATCGGATTGGTGGTACCAGCTCGTTCTCCAGGGAATATACGCCTTTACTCTCAGAGAGACATCGAGCGGCTGCAGAGGATCTGTCGCTTAACCAACGAGTTAGGGGTGAATCTGGCGGGTGTGGAAGTGATCATGCGCCTGACAGATACCATTGAACAATTGCAGGCTGAGATGGACGCATTGCGCACTTCTTTCGAAGCTGAGATTGAAGAGTTGCGACGACGTCTACTTAGCAGCGGGATAGCCATTGGGGAGAGATGA
- a CDS encoding DnaJ domain-containing protein produces the protein MEYKDYYKILGVDKTASQQEIKKAYRRLARQYHPDVNPGNKAAEARFKEINEAYEVLSDPEKRKKYDELGASWQQWQRMGGDPRGFDWSQWFAGGQPGGGPRVHVEYGDLGDLFGGGFSDFFRSIFGDMGGAEYVRQTRTRRGSDVEHPVEITLEEAYTGTTRILQLDNRRIEVKIPAGVDTGSRVRIAGEGAPGIGGGQRGDLYLRVSVLPHKIFERKGDDLYCEVPIDLYTAVLGGEVAVPTMKGQVMLKVPPETQSGKRFRLKGLGMPNLKNPDVKGDLYAEAKIVLPRGLTKQEKELFAQLASLRSR, from the coding sequence ATGGAGTATAAGGACTATTACAAAATATTAGGTGTAGACAAGACTGCCAGCCAACAAGAAATCAAGAAAGCTTATCGCCGACTGGCTCGCCAGTACCATCCTGACGTAAACCCAGGAAACAAGGCTGCTGAGGCTCGCTTCAAAGAGATCAATGAAGCTTACGAAGTATTAAGCGACCCAGAAAAGCGTAAAAAATACGATGAACTGGGCGCGAGTTGGCAGCAATGGCAACGCATGGGCGGAGATCCACGCGGCTTCGACTGGAGCCAATGGTTTGCTGGTGGGCAACCGGGAGGCGGCCCGCGCGTGCACGTGGAATATGGGGACTTGGGCGATCTTTTCGGAGGTGGCTTTTCCGATTTCTTCCGCAGCATCTTCGGGGATATGGGTGGTGCAGAATACGTACGGCAAACACGTACACGTCGTGGGAGCGATGTGGAGCACCCCGTTGAAATTACTCTTGAGGAGGCTTACACGGGCACTACAAGGATCTTGCAGTTGGATAACCGCAGAATAGAGGTCAAGATCCCAGCGGGCGTAGACACAGGTTCGCGCGTGCGTATAGCTGGAGAGGGCGCTCCCGGAATCGGTGGCGGGCAAAGGGGTGACCTTTACCTGAGGGTTTCGGTTTTGCCGCACAAGATTTTTGAGCGCAAGGGGGACGATCTGTACTGCGAAGTACCCATTGATCTCTATACCGCTGTCCTTGGCGGCGAAGTCGCTGTGCCTACTATGAAAGGCCAGGTCATGCTCAAAGTACCTCCAGAAACGCAGAGTGGCAAGCGCTTCCGCCTCAAAGGTTTGGGTATGCCCAATCTGAAGAATCCAGATGTCAAGGGCGATCTCTATGCAGAAGCAAAGATCGTCTTGCCGCGGGGGCTGACGAAGCAGGAAAAGGAGCTATTTGCACAATTGGCTTCGCTGCGAAGTCGTTGA
- the feoB gene encoding ferrous iron transport protein B, whose translation MSMHERKSVRIALAGQPNVGKSTIFNLLTGLNQHVGNWPGKTVEQKTGTCHWEDWTFDVIDLPGTYSLSANSPEELIARDYIIKERPDVVVAIVDAAALERNLYLVSELLFLPVPVVLGLNMVDVAEQQGLQIEPHVLEAALGIPVVPMVATKGQGIKELLARIQEIICNRASYAPTVPDIRADHKEILERIEALVADHVPPEYPKTWVAMKILEGDKQLMEMMQARLPPEIWGEVYQMIKQHEDACVAVASGRYAWIGRMVRAAVIKPKTGQISLTDRLDRWATHPVWGLVILAGILGLTFWLTYTIASPITQLLNLYIMHTLAGLATTVLASAPSWLTSLVVDGFIGGVGTVLTFFPILLIFFAVLGILEDVGYMARGAYVMDRFMHLMGLHGKSFLPLFLGFGCNVPAVVGSRVIESERGRLLTILLSPLVPCTARMAVVAFLAPVFFATPTAVSWGLLTINLIVLAVLGLFLNKLVLKGEPIAFIMELPLYHLPNWRTIALTVWQRLLSFLTKAGTIILIASIVIWALSTLPSGDIESSFLAAFGRLIEPIGRLMGLDWHMMVALLSGFVAKENAVATLGVLFGTEGNEANLAAILPTILTPAAALAFLVTQMLFIPCVGTLSAIRQETASWRWTLFSVLLLLVISLTGGLLSYQIARLLFG comes from the coding sequence ATGTCAATGCACGAAAGAAAATCCGTCCGAATAGCTCTGGCCGGACAACCCAATGTAGGAAAGAGCACCATATTCAATCTGCTCACTGGCCTGAACCAACACGTGGGCAATTGGCCAGGCAAAACAGTCGAACAAAAGACCGGCACGTGCCACTGGGAAGACTGGACTTTTGATGTGATTGATTTGCCCGGCACGTATAGTCTGAGCGCCAACTCGCCAGAGGAGTTGATTGCGCGTGACTACATTATCAAGGAGAGACCAGATGTGGTTGTGGCCATTGTAGATGCAGCAGCCCTTGAGCGCAATCTCTACCTCGTTTCGGAGCTATTGTTTTTGCCTGTGCCCGTTGTCCTCGGCCTCAATATGGTGGACGTGGCCGAGCAACAAGGACTGCAGATAGAACCCCATGTGTTGGAAGCAGCCCTAGGAATTCCTGTCGTGCCTATGGTCGCAACCAAGGGGCAAGGTATCAAAGAACTGTTAGCGCGCATCCAGGAGATTATATGCAATAGAGCATCCTACGCTCCGACTGTACCTGATATCCGTGCAGATCATAAAGAGATTTTGGAACGCATCGAAGCCCTCGTTGCTGACCATGTGCCTCCAGAATATCCCAAGACCTGGGTAGCAATGAAAATCCTAGAAGGCGATAAGCAATTAATGGAGATGATGCAGGCGCGGCTCCCCCCTGAAATCTGGGGTGAAGTATATCAGATGATCAAGCAGCATGAGGACGCCTGTGTTGCTGTGGCCAGCGGACGGTATGCTTGGATTGGGCGCATGGTTCGTGCAGCCGTAATAAAGCCCAAGACAGGGCAGATCTCATTGACAGACCGACTGGACCGTTGGGCGACTCACCCTGTGTGGGGGTTGGTCATCCTTGCCGGCATCCTGGGTTTGACCTTCTGGTTGACGTATACCATTGCCTCACCGATCACACAATTATTAAACCTGTATATCATGCATACGCTGGCTGGTCTAGCCACTACGGTGCTGGCCTCTGCACCATCCTGGTTGACCAGTTTGGTGGTGGACGGGTTCATTGGTGGAGTAGGTACCGTCCTGACCTTTTTCCCTATTTTGCTTATTTTCTTTGCTGTGCTGGGCATTCTGGAAGACGTGGGATACATGGCACGAGGAGCCTATGTCATGGACCGCTTTATGCACCTAATGGGACTACATGGCAAATCCTTTTTGCCCCTGTTCCTAGGATTTGGCTGCAATGTGCCGGCTGTGGTGGGCTCGCGCGTCATTGAATCGGAGCGAGGCCGTCTCTTGACCATTCTTCTCTCTCCACTGGTTCCTTGCACGGCGCGCATGGCCGTCGTAGCTTTTCTGGCGCCTGTGTTCTTCGCGACACCAACTGCTGTTTCGTGGGGATTGCTCACTATCAACTTGATAGTTCTTGCCGTTTTAGGTCTGTTTCTAAACAAGTTGGTTCTCAAGGGAGAGCCCATCGCATTCATCATGGAACTCCCTCTATACCATCTCCCCAACTGGCGTACCATTGCTCTGACAGTGTGGCAGCGACTGCTGTCCTTCTTGACCAAAGCAGGTACGATTATCCTGATTGCCTCGATCGTCATCTGGGCTTTATCCACATTGCCCAGTGGGGATATCGAAAGCAGTTTTTTAGCAGCCTTTGGAAGATTGATAGAGCCTATTGGCAGACTCATGGGCCTGGATTGGCACATGATGGTAGCCTTGCTCAGTGGGTTCGTGGCCAAGGAGAACGCCGTTGCGACCTTAGGTGTGCTCTTTGGCACAGAGGGGAATGAAGCAAACCTGGCAGCAATCCTGCCCACCATTTTGACCCCAGCGGCAGCTCTGGCCTTTCTGGTCACACAGATGCTGTTTATTCCATGTGTGGGCACATTGAGCGCGATAAGGCAAGAGACTGCTTCGTGGCGGTGGACGCTATTCAGCGTTTTACTCCTGCTTGTCATCTCGCTAACGGGCGGGCTGCTCAGTTATCAAATTGCCCGTTTGCTCTTTGGATAA